In Methanobacterium petrolearium, a single genomic region encodes these proteins:
- a CDS encoding sulfide-dependent adenosine diphosphate thiazole synthase — MKLDDIIVSRGIVEGYMEELLDYMDMDVAIGGGGPSGLTAGYYLAKAGLKVALFEKKLSMGGGMWGGGMMFNKIVVQEEGKRILDEMGINYQEYQEGYYLADSVESASTLCSKACQAGLKVFNLMEIEDVMIKEKGVEGLVINWSPVEMAGLHVDPITLGAKAVIDATGHPCEIVKVLERKMEASLETETGGIMGEKSMWADVAEGKIISNVSEVYPGLYVTGMAANAVHGSPRMGPIFGGMLLSGEKVAEILIEKLK, encoded by the coding sequence ATGAAACTGGATGATATCATAGTATCAAGGGGAATTGTAGAAGGATACATGGAGGAATTATTAGATTACATGGACATGGATGTGGCTATAGGTGGAGGAGGACCATCTGGCCTCACCGCCGGTTACTACCTTGCCAAAGCCGGTCTTAAAGTTGCCCTATTTGAGAAGAAACTCAGTATGGGTGGTGGAATGTGGGGTGGTGGAATGATGTTCAACAAGATCGTAGTCCAGGAAGAAGGAAAACGAATCCTGGATGAAATGGGCATCAACTACCAAGAATACCAGGAAGGCTACTACCTGGCTGATTCTGTGGAATCTGCTTCCACACTCTGCTCAAAAGCATGTCAAGCAGGACTTAAAGTCTTCAACCTAATGGAAATTGAAGACGTGATGATAAAAGAGAAAGGAGTGGAGGGATTAGTGATTAATTGGAGCCCTGTTGAAATGGCAGGTCTCCATGTAGATCCCATCACATTAGGTGCAAAAGCAGTGATAGATGCCACCGGACACCCATGTGAGATAGTGAAAGTCCTGGAAAGAAAAATGGAAGCATCCCTGGAAACTGAAACCGGAGGGATAATGGGAGAAAAATCCATGTGGGCTGATGTGGCTGAAGGAAAAATCATAAGCAATGTCAGTGAAGTGTACCCTGGATTATATGTAACAGGTATGGCAGCCAACGCAGTGCATGGCTCTCCCCGTATGGGCCCCATATTTGGGGGAATGCTTTTATCCGGAGAAAAAGTTGCTGAAATCCTGATTGAAAAACTGAAATAA
- a CDS encoding adenylate kinase family protein, with protein sequence MDLEMIILLTGTPGTGKTTVSPLLAEEFNCTLIDINQLVDEKKLYTGLDSQKGYKVVDMVALEGEIQKIIDKKDHQCVIIEGHLSHYFPRANFVVVLRTEPSVLEERLIKRDWKSSKIHENLEAEALDICTWEAHQTHGSKVHEVDTTNITPEESVNTILEIIRGEKSRPPGNIDFSGFLTR encoded by the coding sequence ATGGATTTGGAAATGATAATACTCCTTACAGGAACCCCAGGAACCGGTAAAACCACTGTATCACCTTTACTGGCCGAAGAGTTTAACTGCACACTAATTGATATTAACCAATTAGTTGACGAGAAAAAACTCTACACTGGATTGGATTCTCAAAAGGGTTATAAAGTTGTGGATATGGTTGCTTTAGAGGGAGAAATCCAAAAAATCATTGATAAAAAAGACCATCAATGTGTAATAATCGAAGGACACCTTTCTCATTATTTCCCCCGGGCAAATTTCGTGGTTGTTCTGCGAACAGAACCCAGTGTCCTTGAAGAAAGACTCATAAAAAGGGATTGGAAATCATCCAAGATTCATGAAAACCTCGAGGCAGAAGCCCTGGATATCTGCACATGGGAAGCCCACCAAACACATGGTTCCAAGGTGCATGAAGTGGATACCACAAATATTACTCCAGAAGAATCAGTTAACACAATTTTAGAGATTATCAGGGGAGAAAAATCACGTCCGCCGGGCAATATAGATTTTTCAGGGTTTTTAACCAGATAA
- a CDS encoding ribonuclease P protein component 4 — MKRGRRPRWMIDIALERMEILLNLADGEFSIHPERSHRYVEMAWKIATKYNLKIPSSWRGRFCRNCHKFLKPGSNCQIRLHDSMVNIKCLECGEIMRKPYIKEKKAKRRNKIESRTFQEGADA; from the coding sequence TTGAAAAGAGGAAGAAGACCGCGATGGATGATTGATATAGCTCTAGAGCGAATGGAAATCCTCTTAAACCTTGCAGATGGGGAGTTTTCTATTCATCCGGAACGTTCCCATCGTTACGTGGAAATGGCCTGGAAAATAGCCACTAAATACAACCTGAAGATACCATCTTCATGGAGGGGAAGGTTCTGCAGGAACTGTCATAAGTTTCTAAAACCAGGTTCCAACTGCCAAATACGATTACATGATTCAATGGTAAATATCAAATGTTTGGAATGTGGAGAAATCATGAGAAAGCCTTACATTAAAGAAAAGAAGGCAAAAAGGAGGAATAAAATTGAATCCCGCACATTCCAAGAAGGAGCTGATGCGTAG
- a CDS encoding YhbY family RNA-binding protein, with protein sequence MRRSLSTITLNIGKSGVNPGVMDEIKRQLKEREVVKLRFSKGISHEKENYITHITEKSNAKLIDFRGNVAVIFKKRRN encoded by the coding sequence ATGCGTAGGTCACTTTCCACCATCACCTTAAACATAGGCAAATCCGGAGTTAACCCCGGTGTTATGGACGAAATTAAGCGCCAGCTTAAGGAAAGAGAAGTGGTGAAGCTCAGATTTTCCAAGGGTATATCCCATGAGAAAGAAAACTATATTACCCACATCACCGAAAAATCAAATGCTAAACTCATTGATTTTAGAGGTAACGTTGCGGTAATCTTCAAAAAAAGAAGAAATTAG
- a CDS encoding 30S ribosomal protein S19e produces MTTIYDVPADSLISEIAKELSENKKITPPEWAQFVKTGVHKERRPENPDWWYVRCASLLRRVYIDGPVGINSLRTYYGGKKDKGTNPEKFKRGSGSVTRTALHQLEKAGLVEKREEGRVVTPAGRSFLDKASFKLKEDIPELAKY; encoded by the coding sequence ATGACTACGATTTATGATGTGCCTGCCGATTCGCTAATTAGCGAAATCGCCAAGGAGTTAAGTGAAAACAAAAAGATAACCCCCCCAGAATGGGCGCAATTCGTCAAAACAGGGGTTCATAAAGAGAGAAGACCCGAAAATCCTGATTGGTGGTATGTGCGCTGCGCATCTCTACTTCGCAGGGTATACATAGACGGTCCAGTGGGCATAAACAGTCTCAGAACCTACTATGGTGGAAAAAAGGACAAAGGTACTAACCCTGAGAAATTTAAACGAGGCAGTGGTTCTGTAACCAGAACAGCCCTTCACCAGTTAGAAAAAGCAGGTCTAGTTGAAAAAAGAGAAGAAGGACGAGTTGTAACTCCTGCCGGAAGATCTTTCCTTGACAAAGCCTCTTTCAAACTGAAAGAAGACATACCTGAACTTGCAAAATATTAG
- a CDS encoding DNA-binding protein, with translation MSDIEEIRRRRMQELQQQAAAQQAQQQSQDAQSQEQMRRELEAQKRQAMIQILTPEARSRLANLRLTKPEFVDQIELQLIQLAQMGRIKSKITDPQLKELLRKMAGQKRDINITWK, from the coding sequence ATGAGCGATATTGAGGAAATAAGGCGAAGAAGAATGCAGGAACTACAACAACAGGCAGCGGCACAACAAGCTCAACAGCAATCCCAAGATGCCCAATCCCAGGAACAGATGCGCAGGGAATTAGAAGCCCAAAAAAGACAAGCAATGATTCAAATACTCACCCCTGAAGCCCGCAGTCGCCTGGCAAACCTCCGCCTCACTAAACCTGAGTTCGTGGATCAGATCGAACTGCAACTCATCCAACTGGCCCAAATGGGCAGGATTAAATCAAAAATCACTGACCCTCAACTTAAAGAATTACTGCGTAAGATGGCAGGTCAGAAAAGAGATATTAACATCACCTGGAAATGA
- a CDS encoding DUF7411 family protein yields MKAAVLYSGGKDSSLVAVILQRLGYQVELVTANFGIFPSWKSASQSASCLGFKHHVLRADPKIMEEAVNIILKDGFPNHGINLLHKEILKQAAEKYQVLADGTRRDDRVPKLNLNEIQSLEDSKSVQYLNLAGWGHKTINQLSKQLFNLVREPTNRDNNSDYEIEIRCLINQVEGKDTASKLFPPHIQSRVTGWRKDEQK; encoded by the coding sequence ATGAAAGCCGCGGTGTTATACAGTGGAGGTAAAGACAGCTCACTGGTAGCTGTAATACTCCAACGATTAGGATATCAAGTGGAACTGGTAACAGCCAATTTTGGTATTTTCCCTTCATGGAAATCCGCATCACAATCTGCATCTTGTTTAGGATTTAAACACCATGTCCTAAGGGCAGATCCTAAGATAATGGAAGAAGCAGTTAACATAATATTAAAAGATGGATTTCCAAACCACGGAATCAATCTACTACACAAAGAAATCCTCAAACAGGCTGCAGAGAAATATCAGGTGTTGGCTGATGGCACCAGAAGAGATGATCGGGTGCCCAAATTAAATTTGAATGAAATTCAAAGCCTAGAAGATTCTAAAAGTGTTCAATACTTAAATCTGGCTGGATGGGGTCATAAAACCATAAATCAGCTGTCAAAACAGCTCTTTAACCTTGTGAGGGAACCCACCAACAGGGATAACAATTCAGACTATGAGATTGAAATACGATGTCTAATAAACCAGGTGGAAGGTAAAGACACAGCTAGTAAATTATTCCCCCCACACATACAATCAAGAGTAACAGGATGGAGAAAAGATGAGCAGAAATAA
- a CDS encoding 50S ribosomal protein L39e → MSRNKPLAKKLRLAKAGKQNRRVPLWVMMKTNRKVRTHPKMRHWRRSKIKA, encoded by the coding sequence ATGAGCAGAAATAAACCATTGGCCAAAAAGTTAAGACTGGCAAAGGCAGGCAAACAAAACAGACGGGTGCCTCTATGGGTGATGATGAAAACCAATCGTAAAGTTAGAACCCACCCGAAAATGAGACATTGGAGAAGAAGTAAGATAAAAGCATAA
- a CDS encoding 50S ribosomal protein L31e, with translation MERVYVIPLRDAKKVPRTKRSPKATRVVREFIQKHMKSDDVKLDASVNETIWERGIQKIPPKIKVKATKEDDGSVLVTLAQ, from the coding sequence ATGGAAAGAGTTTATGTTATACCCCTCCGGGATGCTAAAAAGGTTCCAAGAACCAAAAGGTCACCAAAAGCAACCCGTGTTGTGAGGGAATTCATCCAGAAACACATGAAATCTGATGACGTCAAACTGGATGCATCGGTAAATGAAACAATATGGGAAAGGGGAATTCAAAAAATACCCCCTAAGATCAAAGTTAAGGCAACCAAAGAAGATGATGGTTCCGTACTGGTCACCCTAGCCCAATAG